A genomic stretch from Arachis stenosperma cultivar V10309 chromosome 3, arast.V10309.gnm1.PFL2, whole genome shotgun sequence includes:
- the LOC130967342 gene encoding uncharacterized protein LOC130967342, translated as MDLLRDAYCHSSDDEDQPKRQRLSLSSSSSSSSSYPPKPYFPPIPPSSSSLNPNPIPGSYVSKRQRALLAPLPDPDPMPLPLHSSSTHSATGSISDADIPRNVLSLLKNKPKCPQRLNPMPEKLSAALCGHTKAVNAIDWSSTHAHLLASAGMDHTVCIWNVWSRDQKKARMLNFHNAAVKDVKWSPQGLFLLSCGYDHTSRLIDVEKGSETQVFKEDQVVGAIKFNPNNSNLFLSGGSQGHIKLWDIRTGKAAHNYTRNLGPILDVEFMVNGKQFISSSDVSRSNVSENSIIVWDASREVPLSNQVYAEAYTCPCIRCHPFDSTFVAQSNGNYIAIFTATPPYRLNKYKRYESHGVSGFPITCNFSLDGKKLASGSSDGSIYLYDYQSSKVLNKIKAYDQACIDVTFHPALPNVIASCSWDGSISVFDLQT; from the exons ATGGATCTTCTGCGCGACGCATATTGCCATTCCTCAGATGACGAAGATCAGCCCAAACGTCAGAGGCTCTCACtctcgtcttcttcttcttcttcttcttcttaccCACCAAAACCCTATTTTCCTCCAATTCCtccttcatcttcttctctcAATCCAAATCCCATTCCTGGAAGCTATGTTTCAAAGAGACAACGAGCACTTCTCGCTCCTCTCCCTGACCCTGACCCTATGCCTCTCCCGCTTCACTCTTCGTCTACACATTCTG CCACAGGAAGTATCTCAGATGCTGATATACCACGTAATGTTCTATCATTGCTGAAAAACAAACCGAAGTGTCCTCAAAGATTGAATCCGATGCCCGAAAAGCTATCTGCGGCTCTATGTGGGCATACCAAAGCCGTCAATGCTATAGATTGGTCATCAACTCATG ctcatctccttgcatctgCTGGGATGGATCATACGGTTTGCATTTGGAATGTATGGAGCAGAGATCAGAAGAAAGCACGCATGTTGAACTTCCACAATGCAGCGGTGAAAGATGTGAAATGGTCTCCACAAGGGCTCTTTCTACTTTCTTGTGGGTATGATCATACATCGAGATTGATCGACGTTGAAAAGGGATCAGAGACTCAGGTTTTCAAAGAAGATCAAGTTGTTGGAGCTATTAAGTTCAATCCGAAcaattcaaatcttttcctTTCTGGGGGATCACAGGGCCATATCAAACTATGGGATATCAGAACTGGAAAAGCAGCACATAACTATACTAGGAATTTAGGTCCTATTTTGGATGTTGAGTTTATGGTGAACGGGAAGCAATTCATTTCTTCTAGTGATGTATCTAGGAGCAATGTCAGCGAGAACTCTATCATTGTTTGGGATGCTTCAAGGGAGGTTCCGTTGTCTAATCAG GTTTATGCAGAAGCTTATACTTGTCCATGTATAAGGTGCCATCCATTTGATTCGACTTTTGTTGCCCAATCAAATGGGAATTACATTGCTATTTTTACTGCTACCCCGCCTTACAGACTCAACAAATATAAGCGGTACGAGAGCCATGGTGTCTCAGGCTTTCCAATTACTTGCAACTTCAGCTTGGATGGGAAGAAGCTTGCCTCTGGGTCTTCAGATGGTTCTATTTACCTTTACGATTATCAGTCATCAAAAGTTTTAAACAAAATCAAGGCCTACGACCAAGCATGCATTGATGTCACCTTCCACCCTGCTCTACCTAACGTTATCGCTTCGTGCTCGTGGGACGGAAGCATTTCTGTGTTTGACTTGCAAACATAA